The proteins below are encoded in one region of Methanosarcina barkeri 3:
- the nikR gene encoding nickel-responsive transcriptional regulator NikR, translating to METELMRIGVSLPDNLLSKFDEIIEKRGYPSRSEGMRDAIKSYIFHYEWINDVKGDRIGTIAVIYDNTKKGLSNILTNTQHNYSHLIRSSVCVYLDRENCFELIFFNGKGEDIAELAESIIALKGVKFSKLTTISLNK from the coding sequence ATAGAAACAGAACTTATGAGGATAGGGGTTTCTCTTCCAGATAATCTTTTGAGTAAATTCGATGAAATCATTGAGAAAAGAGGTTATCCTTCCCGGTCGGAAGGCATGAGAGACGCTATCAAAAGTTATATTTTCCATTACGAATGGATAAATGACGTAAAAGGCGACCGTATAGGAACAATTGCAGTTATCTATGACAATACAAAAAAAGGACTTTCAAACATTTTAACAAACACTCAGCACAATTATTCACACCTGATAAGATCCTCAGTGTGTGTTTACCTTGATCGCGAAAATTGTTTTGAACTAATTTTTTTCAATGGAAAAGGTGAAGATATTGCAGAACTTGCTGAATCCATAATAGCGTTAAAAGGAGTTAAATTCTCAAAACTTACAACTATATCATTAAATAAATAA
- a CDS encoding MFS transporter — protein sequence MKKHSSLNSRFVLNTTISAVAGYRARLNSFSLNAYLFLGYIFLISLSLGIYEVIFNLYILRLGFREDFLGLMLSLVSISTGLFAIPSAMFCDRAGRKNTLLLSCLLLLFSFAVLYTTTSTFLLALFSILYGVSSSLKIVTASTFMVENSTSYERMHLFSMYYLLYTIGIMIGNFAGGTLPQVFTSSLKIDPTGPAAYQLSLYASLAAVLISLLPLIFIKNKKSTLPGRPALFSTLVSTLRSETIRKLILVNGLIGMGWGLALPYFNVYFDIVLGASSRQIGFIFSLSQVVMMFTLLFVPILTEWLGKVKVVALVQLSSIPFLMLFTSTSVLTIAAFGYIMRSAIMNMSNPILSSFNMEVVSEDQRATVNSLIWMSCYTCVGLSTYAGGLMMSHSYYSLPFLLTCVLYVVATVLYYLFFEKMEKEQKNLGVSIYQSD from the coding sequence ATGAAAAAACACTCATCACTTAACAGCAGATTTGTTTTAAACACGACAATCAGTGCAGTTGCCGGATACAGAGCAAGACTAAACAGTTTCAGTCTAAATGCGTATCTGTTCTTAGGTTACATTTTTCTTATCTCTTTGAGCCTGGGAATCTACGAAGTAATCTTCAATCTATATATCTTAAGGCTCGGGTTCAGGGAGGACTTCCTGGGACTCATGCTCTCACTTGTTTCCATATCTACCGGCCTGTTTGCAATTCCTTCGGCCATGTTTTGCGATAGAGCAGGCCGAAAGAACACATTGTTATTGTCCTGCCTTCTTCTTCTGTTTTCCTTCGCAGTCCTGTACACCACCACTTCAACATTCCTGCTGGCTTTATTTAGCATTCTCTACGGGGTATCCTCGTCGCTAAAAATAGTTACAGCATCTACATTCATGGTTGAAAATTCCACAAGTTATGAAAGAATGCACCTGTTTTCGATGTACTATCTGTTATACACCATAGGCATCATGATAGGAAACTTTGCAGGTGGTACTCTACCGCAGGTCTTCACCAGCTCACTCAAGATCGACCCCACAGGACCAGCGGCTTACCAGCTCTCACTATATGCATCTTTAGCTGCTGTATTGATTTCCCTGCTACCCCTGATATTCATAAAGAACAAAAAATCCACCCTTCCAGGAAGGCCAGCTCTGTTTTCTACCCTTGTTTCAACTCTAAGGTCAGAAACAATCCGAAAACTGATTCTGGTGAACGGACTTATAGGTATGGGATGGGGGCTGGCTCTCCCTTATTTTAATGTTTATTTTGATATTGTTCTTGGAGCAAGCTCCAGGCAGATAGGTTTCATCTTTTCCCTTTCCCAGGTGGTCATGATGTTCACCTTATTATTTGTTCCTATACTTACTGAATGGTTAGGAAAGGTGAAGGTTGTAGCCCTGGTTCAGCTCTCTTCAATCCCGTTTCTTATGCTCTTCACATCTACATCCGTACTTACAATAGCTGCCTTCGGATACATCATGCGGTCAGCTATAATGAACATGTCAAACCCTATTTTAAGTAGTTTCAACATGGAGGTGGTCAGTGAAGACCAGAGGGCAACTGTAAACAGCCTGATATGGATGAGCTGCTATACATGTGTCGGACTGAGCACCTATGCAGGTGGTTTGATGATGTCTCACAGCTACTATAGTCTTCCTTTCCTTCTTACCTGTGTTTTATATGTAGTTGCAACCGTACTTTATTACTTGTTCTTTGAAAAGATGGAGAAAGAGCAAAAAAACTTAGGTGTATCAATCTATCAATCTGATTGA